In Myxococcus stipitatus, a single window of DNA contains:
- a CDS encoding HAMP domain-containing protein: MTVKKVSSRRASAPPPPSRRQEDDSDSLDSRQLLRVLTAVRKGDFSVRMPVDKVGNAGKVADSLNEIIELNERMTREFERIGNVVGKEGRITQRAHVVSAVGSWADCVESVNTLVADLVQPTTEMGRVIGAVAKGDLSQTVALEVDGRPLKGEFLRTARLVNGMVEQLGAFASEVTRVAREVGTEGKLGGQAKVRGVAGTWKDLTDNVNSMASNLTSQVRNIAEVTTAVAKGDLSKKITVDVRGEILELKNTINTMVDQLSSFASEVTRVAREVGTEGKLGGQAVVKGVGGTWKDLTDNVNSMASNLTAQVRNIAEVTTAVANGDLSKKITVDVRGEILELKNTINTMVDQLNSFASEVTRVAREVGTEGKLGGQAVVKGVAGTWKDLTDNVNSMASNLTSQVRNIAEVTTAVANGDLSKKITVDVQGEILELKNTINTMVDQLNSFASEVTRVAREVGTEGKLGGQAIVRGVGGTWKDLTDNVNSMASNLTAQVRNIADVTTAVAKGDLSKKITVDARGEVLELKNTINTMVDQLSSFASEVTRVAKEVGTEGKLGGQAIVRGVGGTWKDLTDNVNSMASNLTSQVRNIAEVTMAVARGDLSKKITVDVRGEILELKNTINTMVDQLNSFASEVTRVAREVGTEGKLGGQAVVRGVGGTWKDLTDNVNSMASNLTSQVRNIAEVTTAVANGDLSKKITVDVRGEILELKNTINTMVDQLNSFASEVTRVAREVGTEGKLGGQAIVKGVAGTWKDLTDNVNSMASNLTAQVRNIAEVTTAVARGDLSKKITVDVQGEILELKNTINTMVDQLSSFASEVTRVAREVGTEGKLGGQAEVKGVAGTWKDLTDNVNSMASNLTTQVRGIAKVVTAVANGDLKRKLVVDAKGEIAELADTINGMIDTLAVFADQVTTVAREVGIEGKLGGQARVPGTAGIWRDLTDNVNQLAANLTTQVRAIAEVATAVTKGDLTRFITVSAQGEVAALKDNINEMIRNLKDTTRKNTEQDWLKTNLAKFTRVLQGQRDLLTVSKVILSELAPLVDAQHGVFYISERAEAGEQILKLLASYAYRERKGLSNTFKLGEGLVGQCALEKEPILLSDVPDTYIRISSGLGEEVPRNIVVLPVLFEGEIKAVIELASFHRFSDVHMGFLEQLTESIGIVLNTIAANMRTEALLKQSQALTDELRKQQEELTETNKRLEQQATSLQQSEELLKRQQEELRRTNEELQEKAKLLSEQKTEVERKNGEVEQAKRALEEKAEQLSLTSKYKSEFLANMSHELRTPLNSLLILSQTLSDNVEGNLTGRQVEFARTIHASGADLLELINDILDLSKIESGTMTVDVGPLRFSDLREFVDRTFRQVADKKGLQFDIDLAPGMAGEVETDAKRLQQVLKNLLSNAFKFTESGSVALRIGMAMGGWSPDHAVLSSAPAVVAFAVRDTGIGIPKDKHHIIFEAFQQADGSTARKYGGTGLGLSISREIARLLGGEIRLESEPGQGSTFTLYLPLDFRGERPTLESRAPTLPTLVHTVASLPAPALEEPPVAAALAPPGIDDDRSTIQPGDRVLLAVTHAPDHAARLRAAAQGVGFKVLVSTEVEGALEAVRNARPVAVAVDLDLPEMAGWVVLDRLKHDAGTRALPVYTVSDEDHRERSLTLGAIGHLRAAADPLAAALALESLRDFVERKGRGLLIVEDDPIHRQSLQELLGSDDVQTVAVGTAADALAALAERRFDCMVIDLGLPDLPGTELIRRVRETHGAGGPPIIVYTGRELSRAQETELRRVAEAIVVKDAQSPERLLEETSLFLHRSPAQMPESKRRMLEKARERDPLLVGRKVLVVDDDVRNIFALNTVLERYGMKVAFAESAREGLALLETEGDIELVLMDVMMPEMDGYQAMRAIRRMDRVAHLPILALTAKAMKGDREKCLEAGASDYITKPVDIEKLLSLLRVWLHAPRGAQARAGRTEVSE, encoded by the coding sequence CTGCGGGTGCTCACCGCCGTGCGCAAGGGCGACTTCTCCGTGCGCATGCCCGTGGACAAGGTGGGCAACGCCGGCAAGGTGGCGGACTCGCTCAACGAAATCATCGAGCTGAACGAGCGGATGACGCGCGAGTTCGAGCGCATCGGCAACGTGGTGGGCAAGGAGGGCCGCATCACCCAGCGCGCCCACGTGGTCAGCGCCGTGGGGTCGTGGGCGGACTGCGTGGAGTCGGTGAACACGCTGGTGGCCGACCTGGTGCAGCCCACCACGGAGATGGGCCGCGTCATCGGCGCGGTGGCCAAGGGCGACCTGTCCCAGACGGTGGCGCTGGAGGTGGACGGCCGACCGCTCAAGGGCGAGTTCCTGCGCACCGCCCGGCTGGTGAACGGCATGGTGGAGCAGCTCGGCGCCTTCGCCTCCGAGGTGACGCGCGTGGCGCGCGAGGTGGGAACGGAGGGCAAGCTGGGCGGCCAGGCGAAGGTGCGCGGCGTCGCCGGCACGTGGAAGGACCTCACGGACAACGTGAACTCCATGGCCTCCAACCTGACGTCGCAGGTGCGCAACATCGCCGAGGTCACGACGGCGGTGGCCAAGGGCGACCTGTCGAAGAAGATCACGGTGGACGTGCGCGGGGAGATTCTGGAGCTGAAGAACACCATCAACACGATGGTGGACCAGCTGTCGTCCTTCGCCTCGGAAGTGACGCGCGTGGCGCGCGAGGTGGGCACGGAAGGAAAGCTGGGCGGCCAGGCCGTGGTGAAGGGCGTGGGCGGGACGTGGAAGGACCTCACGGACAACGTGAACTCCATGGCCTCCAACCTCACCGCCCAGGTGCGCAACATCGCGGAGGTCACGACGGCGGTGGCCAACGGCGACCTGTCGAAGAAGATCACCGTGGACGTGCGCGGGGAGATTCTGGAGCTGAAGAACACCATCAACACGATGGTGGACCAGCTCAACTCGTTCGCGTCGGAGGTGACGCGCGTCGCCCGCGAGGTGGGCACCGAGGGAAAGCTCGGTGGTCAGGCGGTGGTGAAGGGCGTGGCGGGCACGTGGAAGGACCTCACCGACAACGTGAACTCCATGGCGTCCAACCTGACGTCCCAGGTGCGCAACATCGCCGAGGTGACGACGGCGGTGGCCAACGGCGACCTGTCGAAGAAGATCACCGTGGACGTGCAGGGCGAGATTCTGGAGCTGAAGAACACCATCAACACGATGGTGGACCAGCTGAACTCGTTCGCGTCCGAGGTGACGCGCGTCGCCCGTGAAGTGGGCACGGAGGGCAAGCTCGGTGGTCAGGCCATCGTGCGCGGCGTGGGTGGCACGTGGAAGGACCTCACGGACAACGTGAACTCCATGGCGTCCAACCTCACCGCCCAGGTGCGCAACATCGCGGACGTGACGACGGCGGTGGCCAAGGGCGACCTGTCGAAGAAGATCACCGTGGACGCGCGCGGCGAGGTGCTGGAGCTGAAGAACACCATCAACACGATGGTGGACCAGCTGTCGTCCTTCGCCTCCGAGGTGACGCGCGTCGCCAAGGAAGTGGGCACGGAGGGAAAGCTGGGCGGTCAGGCCATCGTGCGCGGCGTGGGTGGCACATGGAAGGACCTCACGGACAACGTGAACTCCATGGCGTCCAACCTGACGTCCCAGGTGCGCAACATCGCGGAGGTGACGATGGCCGTCGCGCGCGGTGACCTGTCGAAGAAGATCACCGTGGACGTGCGCGGGGAGATTCTGGAGTTGAAGAACACCATCAACACGATGGTGGACCAGTTGAACTCGTTCGCGTCCGAGGTGACGCGCGTGGCCCGCGAGGTGGGCACGGAGGGCAAGCTGGGCGGTCAGGCCGTGGTGCGTGGCGTGGGCGGGACGTGGAAGGACCTCACCGACAACGTGAACTCCATGGCGTCCAACCTGACGTCGCAGGTGCGCAACATCGCCGAGGTGACGACGGCGGTGGCCAACGGCGACCTGTCGAAGAAGATCACCGTGGACGTGCGCGGAGAGATTCTGGAGTTGAAGAACACCATCAACACGATGGTGGACCAGTTGAACTCGTTCGCGTCGGAGGTGACACGCGTCGCGCGCGAGGTGGGCACGGAAGGTAAGCTGGGGGGGCAGGCCATCGTGAAGGGCGTGGCGGGCACGTGGAAGGACCTCACGGACAACGTGAACTCCATGGCCTCCAACCTCACCGCCCAGGTGCGCAACATCGCGGAGGTGACGACGGCGGTGGCCCGCGGTGACCTGTCGAAGAAGATCACCGTGGACGTGCAGGGCGAGATTCTGGAGCTGAAGAACACCATCAACACGATGGTGGACCAGCTGTCGTCCTTCGCCTCGGAAGTGACGCGCGTGGCGCGCGAGGTGGGCACGGAAGGCAAGCTGGGCGGCCAGGCCGAGGTGAAGGGCGTGGCGGGCACGTGGAAGGACCTCACGGACAACGTGAACTCCATGGCCTCCAACCTCACCACGCAGGTGCGCGGCATCGCCAAGGTGGTGACGGCGGTGGCCAATGGCGATTTGAAGCGCAAGCTGGTGGTGGACGCGAAGGGGGAAATCGCGGAGCTGGCGGACACCATCAACGGGATGATCGACACCCTGGCGGTGTTCGCGGACCAGGTGACGACGGTGGCCCGCGAGGTGGGCATCGAGGGGAAGCTGGGCGGTCAGGCCCGCGTGCCGGGGACGGCCGGCATCTGGCGCGACCTGACGGACAACGTGAACCAGCTGGCCGCCAACCTCACCACGCAGGTGCGCGCCATCGCCGAGGTGGCGACGGCGGTGACCAAGGGAGACCTGACGCGCTTCATCACGGTGTCCGCGCAGGGAGAAGTCGCCGCCCTCAAGGACAACATCAACGAGATGATCCGCAACCTGAAGGACACCACGCGCAAGAACACGGAGCAGGACTGGCTCAAGACGAACCTGGCCAAGTTCACCCGCGTCCTCCAGGGCCAGCGCGACCTGCTCACGGTGTCCAAGGTCATCCTGTCGGAGCTGGCGCCGCTGGTGGACGCGCAGCACGGCGTCTTCTACATCTCCGAGCGCGCGGAGGCCGGTGAGCAGATATTGAAGCTGCTGGCGTCGTACGCGTACCGCGAGCGCAAGGGGCTCTCCAACACCTTCAAGCTGGGCGAGGGGCTGGTGGGCCAGTGCGCCCTGGAGAAGGAGCCCATCCTCCTGTCGGACGTGCCGGACACGTACATCCGCATCTCCTCCGGCCTGGGCGAGGAGGTGCCGCGCAACATCGTCGTGCTGCCGGTGCTCTTCGAGGGTGAAATCAAGGCCGTCATCGAGCTGGCGTCGTTCCACCGCTTCAGCGACGTGCACATGGGCTTCCTCGAGCAGCTCACGGAGTCCATCGGCATCGTGCTCAACACCATCGCCGCCAACATGCGCACGGAGGCGCTGCTCAAGCAGTCGCAGGCGCTGACGGACGAGTTGCGCAAGCAGCAGGAGGAGCTGACGGAGACGAACAAGCGCCTGGAGCAGCAGGCCACGTCGCTCCAGCAGTCCGAGGAGCTGCTCAAGCGCCAGCAGGAGGAGCTGCGCCGCACCAACGAGGAGCTGCAGGAGAAGGCCAAGCTCCTGTCCGAACAGAAGACGGAGGTGGAGCGCAAGAACGGCGAGGTGGAGCAGGCCAAGCGGGCGCTGGAGGAGAAGGCGGAGCAGCTGAGCCTCACCTCCAAGTACAAGTCCGAGTTCCTCGCCAACATGAGCCACGAGCTGCGCACGCCGCTCAACTCGCTGCTCATCCTCAGCCAGACGCTCAGCGACAACGTCGAGGGCAACCTCACCGGACGCCAGGTGGAGTTCGCCAGGACCATCCACGCCTCCGGCGCGGACCTGCTGGAGCTCATCAACGACATCCTCGACCTGTCGAAGATCGAATCCGGCACCATGACGGTGGACGTGGGCCCGCTGCGCTTCAGCGACCTGCGCGAGTTCGTGGACCGCACCTTCCGGCAGGTGGCGGACAAGAAGGGGCTCCAGTTCGACATCGACCTGGCGCCGGGCATGGCGGGCGAGGTGGAGACGGACGCCAAGCGGCTGCAGCAGGTGCTCAAGAACCTCTTGTCCAACGCCTTCAAGTTCACGGAGTCCGGCTCGGTGGCGCTGCGCATCGGCATGGCGATGGGGGGCTGGTCGCCCGACCACGCGGTGCTGTCCTCCGCGCCCGCGGTGGTGGCCTTCGCCGTGCGGGACACGGGCATCGGCATCCCCAAGGACAAGCACCACATCATCTTCGAGGCCTTCCAGCAGGCGGACGGCTCCACGGCGCGCAAGTACGGCGGCACCGGCCTGGGCCTGTCCATCAGCCGCGAGATCGCGAGGCTGCTCGGCGGCGAAATCCGGCTGGAGAGCGAGCCGGGCCAGGGCAGCACCTTCACCCTGTACCTGCCGCTGGACTTCCGGGGGGAGCGCCCCACCCTGGAGTCGCGCGCGCCCACGCTCCCCACGCTGGTGCACACCGTGGCCTCGCTGCCCGCGCCCGCGCTGGAGGAGCCGCCTGTCGCGGCCGCGCTGGCGCCGCCGGGCATCGACGACGACCGGAGCACCATCCAACCGGGAGACCGGGTGCTGCTGGCGGTGACCCACGCGCCGGACCACGCCGCGAGGCTGCGCGCGGCGGCGCAGGGCGTGGGCTTCAAGGTGCTCGTCTCCACGGAGGTGGAGGGCGCGCTGGAGGCCGTGCGCAACGCGCGCCCCGTGGCCGTGGCGGTGGACCTGGACCTGCCGGAGATGGCCGGCTGGGTGGTGCTGGACCGGCTGAAGCACGACGCGGGGACGCGCGCGCTGCCGGTGTACACGGTGTCGGACGAGGACCACCGCGAGCGCTCGCTCACCCTGGGCGCCATCGGCCACCTGCGCGCGGCGGCGGACCCGCTGGCCGCGGCCCTGGCGCTCGAGTCCCTGCGCGACTTCGTGGAGCGCAAGGGGCGGGGCCTGCTCATCGTCGAGGACGACCCCATCCACCGCCAGTCGCTCCAGGAGCTCTTGGGCAGCGACGACGTGCAGACGGTGGCCGTGGGCACCGCGGCGGACGCGCTGGCCGCCCTGGCCGAGCGGCGCTTCGACTGCATGGTCATCGACCTGGGGCTGCCGGACCTGCCGGGCACGGAGCTCATCCGCCGCGTGCGGGAGACGCACGGCGCGGGCGGCCCGCCCATCATCGTCTACACGGGGCGCGAGCTGTCGCGCGCGCAGGAGACGGAGCTGCGCCGGGTGGCGGAGGCCATCGTGGTGAAGGACGCGCAGAGCCCCGAGCGGCTCCTGGAGGAGACGAGCCTGTTCCTGCACCGCTCGCCCGCGCAGATGCCCGAGTCCAAGCGGCGCATGCTGGAGAAGGCGCGCGAGCGCGACCCGCTGCTCGTTGGCCGCAAGGTGCTGGTGGTGGACGACGACGTGCGCAACATCTTCGCCCTCAACACCGTGCTGGAGCGCTACGGCATGAAGGTGGCCTTCGCGGAGAGCGCGCGAGAGGGCCTGGCGCTCCTGGAGACGGAAGGGGACATCGAGCTGGTGCTGATGGACGTGATGATGCCGGAGATGGACGGCTACCAGGCCATGCGCGCCATCCGCCGCATGGACCGCGTGGCGCACCTGCCCATCCTCGCCCTCACCGCCAAGGCCATGAAGGGCGACCGCGAGAAGTGCCTGGAGGCGGGTGCGTCCGACTACATCACCAAGCCGGTGGACATCGAGAAGCTGCTCAGCCTGCTGCGCGTGTGGCTGCACGCGCCGCGCGGCGCCCAGGCTCGCGCCGGCCGCACGGAGGTCTCCGAATGA
- a CDS encoding CheR family methyltransferase, translating into MSGGASGAALESLEADLLLEGVARHWGFDLRSHARPLLLRRLRRHLREERLASFSALQARVLHDAQALESLLRALSCAEPTLFTDAAFFRDFRARVVPVLRTWPSVRVWHVGCGTGEDTHALAILLHEEGLWGRCRLYASDACEGVLADARTGVVPLPDAAAARRYEESGGRGRLASWYTRDGDWAQLRPELRDGIFFTQHNLATDGSFNEFQVIVCRDVLLAFNRSLHNRAHTRLHESLARFGYLCLGRKESLSRTPQVAAYEELEGSGRIFRRVT; encoded by the coding sequence ATGAGCGGGGGCGCGTCCGGCGCGGCGCTGGAGTCCCTGGAGGCGGACCTGCTCCTGGAGGGCGTGGCCCGTCACTGGGGCTTCGACCTGCGCAGCCACGCGCGGCCCCTGCTGCTGCGGCGGCTGCGCCGGCACCTGCGCGAGGAGCGGCTCGCGTCCTTCTCCGCCCTCCAGGCCCGGGTGCTGCACGACGCGCAGGCGCTGGAGTCGCTGCTGCGCGCGCTGTCCTGTGCCGAGCCGACCCTCTTCACCGACGCCGCCTTCTTCCGCGACTTCCGCGCGCGCGTCGTCCCCGTGCTGCGCACCTGGCCCTCCGTGCGCGTCTGGCACGTGGGCTGCGGCACGGGCGAGGACACGCACGCGCTGGCCATCCTCCTGCACGAGGAGGGGCTGTGGGGGCGCTGTCGGCTGTACGCGTCCGACGCCTGCGAGGGCGTGCTCGCGGACGCGCGCACCGGCGTGGTGCCCCTGCCCGACGCGGCCGCCGCCCGGCGGTACGAGGAGTCCGGAGGGCGGGGGAGGCTGGCGTCCTGGTACACGCGCGACGGCGACTGGGCGCAGCTGCGCCCGGAGCTGCGCGACGGCATCTTCTTCACCCAGCACAACCTGGCCACGGACGGCTCGTTCAACGAGTTCCAGGTCATCGTCTGCCGGGACGTGCTGCTCGCCTTCAACCGCTCGCTGCACAACCGCGCGCACACGCGGCTCCACGAGAGCCTGGCGCGCTTCGGCTACCTCTGCCTGGGGCGCAAGGAGTCGCTGTCGCGCACGCCCCAGGTCGCCGCGTACGAGGAGCTGGAGGGCTCGGGCCGCATCTTCCGGAGGGTGACATGA
- a CDS encoding chemotaxis protein CheB, with product MSLGLLVVGAPRGAAADVEALLARLPPALPVPVALVLHRGPFDALAAPLGRGCPFPVVEPDDKDDLVPGRVHLAPAGYHLLVDRGTVVLSVEPPEHGCRPAIDALLESAADSYGASAAGLLFTGHEDGVAGLARLQARGGQVATVGEAEAGLEGGVEHLAPAEVDAWLGRLLHAPRGRVVP from the coding sequence ATGAGCCTGGGCCTGCTGGTGGTGGGGGCGCCCCGGGGCGCGGCGGCGGACGTGGAGGCGCTCCTGGCGCGGCTGCCCCCGGCGCTCCCCGTCCCGGTGGCGCTGGTGCTGCACCGGGGCCCCTTCGACGCGCTGGCCGCGCCGCTGGGCCGCGGTTGTCCTTTCCCCGTGGTGGAGCCGGACGACAAGGACGACCTGGTGCCCGGGCGGGTCCACCTGGCTCCGGCGGGCTACCACCTGCTGGTGGACCGGGGCACCGTCGTGCTGTCGGTGGAGCCTCCCGAACACGGGTGCCGCCCCGCCATCGACGCGCTCCTCGAGTCCGCGGCGGACAGCTACGGCGCGTCCGCCGCGGGGCTGCTCTTCACCGGACACGAGGACGGCGTGGCGGGCCTGGCCCGGCTCCAGGCCAGGGGCGGCCAGGTGGCGACCGTGGGCGAGGCGGAGGCGGGGCTGGAGGGCGGGGTGGAGCACCTGGCCCCGGCGGAGGTGGACGCGTGGCTGGGGCGGCTGCTCCACGCGCCGCGCGGGCGGGTGGTGCCATGA
- a CDS encoding response regulator encodes MSGAPTRERLPAVTVEPTRILLVDDQPEGLLALEATLAPLGQRLVVARSGREALRHLLTQDFAAILLDVVMPGMDGFETAALIRERERSRHTPILFLTALSRGQLPELRAYAVGAVDYLLKPYEPEILRSKVGVFVDLHRKTTLVRKQAEALRQTQQREHEHELAEAVRRADEERARVREELLRREMESHRNQQRWLEAVLAALPTPLALVEPGSGRTLLANRAAQGLAGGCLAYREAQGLHAEVVVRGADGQPLPQAAQPLMRAAQGEVLQGLRVDWELGGQRGSVRAYSALLPKMYGRPETVLLALLDVSHPDATARLAEGLRHLAGPVPALAGKERPPALEGDLAEGPPSTEGEHLDTRKD; translated from the coding sequence ATGAGCGGCGCGCCCACGCGCGAGCGGCTCCCCGCGGTGACGGTGGAGCCCACCCGCATCCTCCTCGTCGACGACCAGCCGGAGGGGCTGCTCGCGCTGGAGGCGACGCTGGCCCCGCTGGGGCAGCGGCTCGTCGTCGCGCGCAGCGGCCGGGAGGCGCTGCGCCACCTGCTCACCCAGGACTTCGCGGCCATCCTCCTGGACGTCGTCATGCCCGGCATGGACGGCTTCGAGACGGCCGCCCTCATCCGCGAGCGCGAGCGCAGCCGCCACACGCCCATCCTGTTCCTCACCGCCCTGTCGCGCGGACAGCTCCCGGAGCTGCGCGCGTACGCGGTGGGCGCGGTGGACTACCTCCTCAAGCCCTACGAGCCGGAGATACTGCGCTCCAAGGTGGGCGTCTTCGTGGACCTGCACCGCAAGACGACGCTGGTGCGCAAGCAGGCGGAGGCGCTGCGCCAGACGCAGCAGCGCGAGCACGAGCACGAACTGGCCGAGGCCGTGCGTCGCGCGGACGAGGAGCGCGCCCGCGTCCGGGAGGAGCTGCTGCGCCGGGAGATGGAGTCGCACCGCAACCAGCAGCGCTGGCTGGAGGCAGTGCTCGCCGCGCTGCCCACGCCGCTCGCCTTGGTGGAGCCCGGCAGCGGGCGCACGCTGCTGGCCAACCGGGCGGCGCAGGGCCTGGCCGGAGGATGCCTGGCGTACCGCGAGGCCCAGGGACTCCACGCGGAGGTCGTCGTCCGGGGAGCCGACGGACAGCCGCTGCCCCAGGCCGCCCAGCCGCTCATGCGGGCCGCCCAGGGCGAGGTGCTCCAGGGGCTCCGGGTCGACTGGGAGCTGGGCGGCCAGCGCGGGAGCGTGCGCGCGTACAGTGCCCTGCTGCCGAAAATGTACGGACGTCCGGAGACCGTCTTGTTAGCGCTGCTGGATGTGTCCCATCCCGACGCCACCGCTCGCCTCGCCGAGGGCCTGCGTCACCTCGCGGGCCCCGTCCCCGCGCTGGCGGGAAAGGAACGACCCCCCGCCCTGGAGGGAGACCTGGCGGAGGGCCCTCCCTCGACGGAAGGTGAACACCTCGACACAAGAAAAGATTGA
- a CDS encoding DUF5985 family protein, with protein MAEAVYILCALTSVACAVLLLRGWKRSQSRLLLWSGLCFVGMAVSNVLLFVDLVILPTTIDLYMPRLLATLASVAVLLYGLIWDAS; from the coding sequence ATGGCCGAGGCTGTCTACATCCTCTGTGCGCTGACGAGCGTGGCGTGCGCGGTGCTGCTGTTGCGCGGGTGGAAGCGCAGCCAGTCCCGGTTGTTGCTCTGGAGTGGTCTGTGCTTCGTGGGCATGGCCGTCAGCAACGTCCTGCTGTTCGTGGACCTGGTCATCCTGCCGACGACCATCGACCTGTACATGCCCCGGCTGCTGGCCACGCTGGCCAGCGTGGCCGTGTTGCTCTACGGACTCATCTGGGACGCCTCGTGA
- a CDS encoding DUF5985 family protein — protein sequence MLRSMINGAVAMGWLACALFFLRFWKQSRERLFAFFSLSFVMLAANSVAAALMDAQDERRYYLYLARLVAFLIILYAIWDKNRAARNGGG from the coding sequence ATGCTCAGGTCCATGATCAATGGCGCGGTGGCGATGGGGTGGCTGGCGTGCGCGCTGTTCTTCCTGCGCTTCTGGAAGCAGTCCCGGGAGCGACTGTTCGCTTTCTTCTCGCTGTCGTTCGTGATGTTGGCGGCCAACTCCGTGGCGGCGGCGCTGATGGATGCGCAGGACGAGCGGCGTTACTACCTCTACCTCGCTCGACTCGTCGCCTTCCTCATCATCCTGTACGCCATCTGGGACAAGAACCGCGCGGCTCGCAACGGCGGAGGATGA
- a CDS encoding alkaline phosphatase PhoX: MDRRDFLRLSALAGGTLAFGSAFWRAAYALPARPGKGPYGAMSSVPDARGLRLPAGFTSRLIARTGHAVTGAGYTWHPAPDGGACFAQPDGGWVYTSNSEVPSGGGTGAVRFSSAGEVVDGYRVLSGTRMNCAGGATPWGTWLSCEERSGGRVWECDPASPSQGVVRPGLGTFAHEAVAVDPDRRRLYLTEDTPTGRLYRFTPVVWPVLKAGLLEAAWMTGDALAGTARLGWVGCASTKPASQQPNIAPRTTVFDGAEGCWYDDGVVYFTTKGDKRVWAHTPDTGAVEVIYDHAYYPGAPLTGVDNVLVSRSGDLFVAEDGGNMEVCLITPGPERVVSSFLRLTGHAGSEITGLAFSPDGRRLYFSSQRGTTNADADGYTFEVSGPFR, encoded by the coding sequence CTGGACCGTCGAGACTTCCTTCGTCTCTCCGCGCTCGCGGGTGGGACGCTGGCGTTCGGGAGTGCCTTCTGGCGGGCCGCGTACGCGCTGCCGGCCCGACCCGGGAAGGGGCCCTACGGGGCGATGTCGAGCGTGCCGGACGCGCGGGGCCTGCGCCTTCCGGCGGGCTTCACGTCCCGGCTCATCGCGCGCACGGGCCACGCGGTGACGGGCGCGGGCTACACGTGGCACCCGGCGCCGGACGGGGGCGCGTGCTTCGCGCAGCCCGATGGTGGCTGGGTCTACACCTCCAACAGCGAGGTGCCCTCGGGTGGGGGCACGGGCGCGGTGCGCTTCTCCAGCGCGGGCGAGGTGGTGGACGGCTACCGCGTGTTGAGTGGCACGCGGATGAACTGCGCCGGAGGGGCGACGCCCTGGGGGACGTGGCTGTCGTGCGAGGAGCGCTCGGGCGGGCGGGTCTGGGAGTGCGACCCGGCGAGTCCCTCGCAGGGCGTGGTGCGCCCGGGGCTGGGGACGTTCGCGCACGAGGCCGTGGCGGTGGACCCGGACCGTCGGCGGTTGTACCTGACGGAGGACACGCCGACCGGGCGGCTGTACCGCTTCACGCCCGTGGTGTGGCCCGTGCTGAAGGCCGGCCTGCTGGAGGCGGCGTGGATGACGGGGGACGCGCTGGCGGGGACCGCGCGGTTGGGGTGGGTGGGCTGTGCCTCCACGAAGCCCGCGTCCCAGCAGCCCAACATCGCGCCGCGCACGACGGTGTTCGATGGCGCGGAGGGGTGTTGGTACGACGACGGCGTCGTGTACTTCACCACCAAGGGGGACAAGCGCGTCTGGGCCCACACGCCGGACACCGGCGCCGTGGAGGTCATCTACGACCATGCCTACTACCCGGGCGCGCCGCTCACCGGCGTGGACAACGTGCTGGTCTCCCGGTCGGGGGACCTGTTCGTGGCGGAGGACGGCGGCAACATGGAGGTCTGCCTCATCACCCCGGGGCCCGAGCGGGTGGTGTCCTCGTTCCTGCGCCTGACGGGGCACGCCGGTTCGGAAATCACGGGGCTGGCCTTCAGCCCGGATGGGCGCCGGCTGTACTTCAGCTCGCAGCGCGGCACGACCAACGCCGACGCGGACGGCTACACCTTCGAGGTCTCCGGCCCCTTCCGTTGA
- a CDS encoding aldo/keto reductase has protein sequence MTSSLPRFMPRRALGRTGFVATAVGLGDIADRAVPRASLVDTLRRGLDAGLNVIDTAPNYEEGLSEEVVGEALRGRRDGVFLIDKVDEHDAPVAPQVEGSLRRLGHERVDLFVFHAVSEPDAWRRLAAPGGGMEQLGACVREGKARFRGISSHHPDVLVAALRSGLCDVVMFPLGPFVDTRYVDDVLPLARSLGVGVVSFKTFGAGKLLGDTEGYGRPLTARPRGKVGSGGHDDRGAPVLPHLSVEECVRYTLTLDPDVMLMGMSHPNEQDAALHAANAWAPLSDETLGHVRSRARAAIDGKGAVWWNPPAVSDVG, from the coding sequence ATGACCTCCTCGCTCCCTCGCTTCATGCCTCGTCGCGCGCTCGGGCGCACCGGCTTCGTCGCCACGGCGGTGGGGCTCGGCGACATCGCGGACCGTGCGGTGCCGCGGGCCTCGCTCGTGGACACGCTGCGTCGGGGGCTGGACGCGGGGCTCAACGTCATCGACACCGCGCCCAACTACGAGGAGGGGCTGAGCGAGGAGGTGGTGGGCGAGGCGCTGCGCGGCCGTCGCGACGGCGTCTTCCTCATCGACAAGGTGGACGAACACGACGCGCCGGTGGCGCCGCAGGTGGAGGGCAGCCTGCGGCGGCTGGGCCACGAACGGGTGGACCTGTTCGTCTTCCACGCCGTGTCGGAGCCGGACGCGTGGCGGAGGCTGGCCGCGCCCGGCGGGGGCATGGAGCAACTGGGCGCGTGCGTGCGCGAGGGCAAGGCGCGCTTCCGGGGCATCTCCAGCCACCACCCGGACGTGCTCGTCGCGGCGCTGCGCTCCGGCCTGTGCGACGTGGTGATGTTCCCCCTGGGCCCCTTCGTGGACACACGCTACGTGGACGACGTGCTCCCGCTGGCGCGCTCGCTCGGGGTGGGCGTGGTGTCGTTCAAGACGTTCGGCGCGGGCAAGCTCCTGGGCGACACGGAGGGCTACGGGCGGCCATTGACGGCGCGCCCCCGAGGCAAGGTCGGCTCCGGTGGACACGACGACCGGGGCGCTCCGGTGTTGCCACATCTTTCCGTGGAGGAATGCGTGCGATACACGCTCACGCTGGACCCGGATGTGATGTTGATGGGAATGAGTCATCCCAACGAACAGGACGCGGCGCTCCACGCGGCCAACGCCTGGGCGCCGCTCTCCGACGAGACGCTGGGACACGTGCGTTCGCGCGCGCGTGCCGCCATCGATGGAAAGGGCGCGGTGTGGTGGAATCCGCCCGCTGTCTCGGATGTCGGCTGA